Within Paenibacillus sp. RUD330, the genomic segment CCCTGACGGAATGGCCGCCGGCCGCTGTCATGGCTTCTTACCGATCGTCATGGCCGAAGCCTCAAAAGCTTCCGACGTATTCGAACAGCGCGTCCACTCCCTTGGCTGCTCCTCCGCTGCCGGAGAACGTCAGCCCCAGCTCTCTTGCCCGGGTCCGGATGCGGATGTCGTTCAACGTCCGCCAAGCGATCTCCTTCAGCCGTTCGGGGGATAGTTCCGGCTCCCGGATATAAACGCCCGCCTCCAGCTCGTCCAGCCTGTCCGCAATGGCGAATTGATCCGCACCCTGCGGAATGAGAATCATGGGAACTCCGAACAGGAGCGCTTCGCACACGCTGTTGTATCCGCCATGAGAGATGAACAGATCCGCTTCCCGAAGAATCTCAAGCTGGGGAACGAATCTTCGGACGGTTATATGGGCCGGAGGCTCGCCGATCAGAGACAGGTCGACATTTTTGCCTACGGACAGGATGATTCTCGCCTCGGCGTCCTTGAAGGCTTCCAGGCAAGTTCGGTAAAATTCCGGCCGATCCGTATAGATTGATCCGAAAGAGATATAAATGAGAGGCTGCCCCTCCCTCTCCCGTTTCTCCAGCCGAAGGCAGGATTCCGTCATTTCAGCCGGAAACGGAGGCCCCATGAAGACGAACCGCTCATCCAAGGCATCCGCATGCGGCTGGAACTCCTTGGATGTGAATACGAGAGTCAGCGGTTCATTCCCGCTGAAGGCATCGACCAGCCCGAAGCCCCGGACTTGATGCCTCATGGCGATCTCCGCCGCCTCGCGGTCCAGCTCTTGGACGGATGGCGGCTGCTTGGATTCGCCGTCCTTGATCTTGAATACGTTCCGGATCATGAACATCGGATCCTTCTCGAACAGATCGCGGCTGATTGCGAAGGTAGGCGAATAACAGGCGACCGGAAGGTCGAGCAGCTCGCCGATCGTTCTCCCCCAGAAGGCGTCGCAATCCCGCAGGATATAGTCGGGAGGATCGGCCAGCACCTCGGAGAGGATGGCATTCAGAACCGTCTTGCTCTTGCCGATGACGCCGGAGACGAGGTGCTCCAGCATCAGGCTCGTATTGCTCAGATAGATGCCGGGGTCGTTGTCGAGGAACAGCCCCTGCGTCTCTCCATAACTGCGGAATTCGACGCCATAACCGTGAAGAAGCTCTCTTTGAGCTTCGTCGGAATAATAGACGACCTCTTCCCCTCTTGCCAGAAGCTCCGTTACGAGAGGCAAGGTCGGCTTGACATGGCTGTAAAAGGGGAGGCTGAAAATCATGGCTTTGCCCATCGTCCGATGCTCCTTCTCGGTAAAATCATTCTTGCATGGATTCATGAAGCGCAGCCCGGTTCAGAAAGGCGAAGATGCCGTCGACCGCCAGCCCGGCACCGCCCGAAGCCCGTATGGCCTGCCCGGCTTGCCGGCAGGAATGCCGGAAAGCGGGATCATCCAGAACCTGGCGCGCCATGGATGCGATCTCCTCCGGCGAGCTGTCCCGGCTGCTGCCAGCCAGCCCGGCGCCGATCTCCTGGATGCGGCCGGAGACGGCGAACTGGTCGGCGGCTTGGGGAAACATGACCATCGGCACTTCGTAATACAGCGCTTCGCTGGCGCTGTTGTGCCCGCCGTGGGTAATGAACACGTCCGCCTGCTGCAGGATGCGGATCTGGGGCATATGGGAACCGACCCTGATATGGTCGGGAATATCGCCAAGCTCTTCCACGGGGATATGCTTGCCGATGGACATCATGACCTGCCAGGAGCTGTCCCGGAAAGCATCGATGCATTTCCGATAGAAAGGCAGGCAGTCGTTGTAGACGGTTCCCATGGAAATATAGACAAGCGGCGGGCTCCCCGGCGGCTTCGGCAATGCCGGCCCTTCCTCGGCCTTCCGGATGGAAGGGCCTAGAAACAGATAATCCGATCCGAATGTATCCGCGAACGGCTGGAATTCCCGGGAAGTAAAGACGAGATTGAACGCATCCGCTCCGGAGAACGCGTCGATGGCTTTGTATTCGATGGAGTAAGGCCTGGACAGCTCCCGCGTGCATTC encodes:
- a CDS encoding macrolide family glycosyltransferase, coding for MGKAMIFSLPFYSHVKPTLPLVTELLARGEEVVYYSDEAQRELLHGYGVEFRSYGETQGLFLDNDPGIYLSNTSLMLEHLVSGVIGKSKTVLNAILSEVLADPPDYILRDCDAFWGRTIGELLDLPVACYSPTFAISRDLFEKDPMFMIRNVFKIKDGESKQPPSVQELDREAAEIAMRHQVRGFGLVDAFSGNEPLTLVFTSKEFQPHADALDERFVFMGPPFPAEMTESCLRLEKREREGQPLIYISFGSIYTDRPEFYRTCLEAFKDAEARIILSVGKNVDLSLIGEPPAHITVRRFVPQLEILREADLFISHGGYNSVCEALLFGVPMILIPQGADQFAIADRLDELEAGVYIREPELSPERLKEIAWRTLNDIRIRTRARELGLTFSGSGGAAKGVDALFEYVGSF
- a CDS encoding macrolide family glycosyltransferase gives rise to the protein MGKVAFFSYPFFGHVNPTADLVRELVERGEQVYYYSTDPYLDYISMEGVICRSYGDLTGLLNDEIPIHSSDPLEIMRILVPRKLREHQRMAQLLMRRVMEDEPDYIIRDCEAYWGKMIGCTLEIPVICFITTIALNEEIMDGQTDYFARHVLGTPLEGLSSRPGGSRFSDYLNECTRELSRPYSIEYKAIDAFSGADAFNLVFTSREFQPFADTFGSDYLFLGPSIRKAEEGPALPKPPGSPPLVYISMGTVYNDCLPFYRKCIDAFRDSSWQVMMSIGKHIPVEELGDIPDHIRVGSHMPQIRILQQADVFITHGGHNSASEALYYEVPMVMFPQAADQFAVSGRIQEIGAGLAGSSRDSSPEEIASMARQVLDDPAFRHSCRQAGQAIRASGGAGLAVDGIFAFLNRAALHESMQE